GAGCGTCACGGCCAGGCAATGGCCATCTGGGGCGCCGGCATCATGCTGGGACCGATCCTGGGCCCGACGCTGGGCGGCTGGCTGACCGAGAACTTCAACTGGCGCTGGGTGTTCTTCATCAACCTGCCGGTCGGGATCGTCGCCTTCCTTGGCATGGCCGCCTATTTGCCGGTCGTTGCCCGGCGCGTGCGCAGCTTCGATTTCTTCGGCTTTGCCATGATATCGCTCGGCGTCGGCGCGCTGCAGCTGCTGCTCGACCGCGGTGGCGAGGTCGACTGGTTTTCCTCGGTCGAGATCTGGATCGAGCTGGGGCTTTCGATCACCGGCTTCTGGGTGTTCATCATTCACACGGTCACATCGGAACATCCCTTCATCGATCCGAAGATTTTCCTCGACCGCAATTTCGTGACCGGGCTGGCGTTCATCTTCGTCATGGGTGTGCTGATTTTAGCTTCCATGTCGCTGCTGCCGCCGATGCTGTCCACCATCTTCGGCTATCCGACCGTCACCATCGGCATCGTCATGGGACCACGCGGCGTCGGCACGATGATTTCGATGCTCGCCGTTGGACGGATCATGGGCAAGATCGACGCCAGAATTCTCGTCGTCATCGGTTTTCTCCTGACCGCCCAGTCGCTCTACACCATGGCCAGCTTCACGCCGCAGATGGACAACTGGCTGATCATCAGCTCCGGGGTGATCCAGGGCCTGGGCATGGGAATGGTATTCGTGCCGCTGTCGACGGTTGCCTTCGCCACGCTCGACGCACGCTACCGCACCGACGCAACCTCGTTGTTCAGCCTGGTGCGCAATCTTGGCTCGTCGATCGGCGTCTCGGTCGTGACCGTGCTGCTGGTGCGCAACACGCAGGTCAATCACGCCGAACTTTCCGCCTTCATCAGCCCGTTCAACCCCAATCTCTGGGCAGTCTCGCCGGCTGCGGCGGGTGGCGATCCAATGGCGCTGTCGGAGGTGGACCGCATGGTCAATCTCCAGGCCATGATGATCTCCTACGTCAACGACTTCAAAATATTGATGGTGATGACGCTGCTCGCCATCCCGTTTGTCTTCCTGCTGCGCAAGCCGACGGCCGGTCCGGCCGGCGGC
The genomic region above belongs to Mesorhizobium sp. B4-1-4 and contains:
- a CDS encoding DHA2 family efflux MFS transporter permease subunit — its product is MSTPEPFKEVPHRGLITVALMLATIMQALDTTIANVALPTMTGDLGASPDNINWVLTSYIVAAAIMTPVTGWLADRFGRKELFLTAVVGFTIFSMLCGLAWSLETMVLFRLMQGVFGAAIVPLSQTFLLDINPKERHGQAMAIWGAGIMLGPILGPTLGGWLTENFNWRWVFFINLPVGIVAFLGMAAYLPVVARRVRSFDFFGFAMISLGVGALQLLLDRGGEVDWFSSVEIWIELGLSITGFWVFIIHTVTSEHPFIDPKIFLDRNFVTGLAFIFVMGVLILASMSLLPPMLSTIFGYPTVTIGIVMGPRGVGTMISMLAVGRIMGKIDARILVVIGFLLTAQSLYTMASFTPQMDNWLIISSGVIQGLGMGMVFVPLSTVAFATLDARYRTDATSLFSLVRNLGSSIGVSVVTVLLVRNTQVNHAELSAFISPFNPNLWAVSPAAAGGDPMALSEVDRMVNLQAMMISYVNDFKILMVMTLLAIPFVFLLRKPTAGPAGGAPAAHMD